A portion of the Candidatus Binataceae bacterium genome contains these proteins:
- a CDS encoding helix-turn-helix domain-containing protein: protein TPELAQEELAEMIGSSRPMVSKLLTEMSERGVIARQGRRYVLLRGAGLDQAPQILPRLELEATPEPSGPSRGNERVGGRGSARTAA from the coding sequence CACGCCGGAGCTGGCGCAAGAGGAATTGGCCGAGATGATCGGCAGCTCGCGTCCGATGGTGAGCAAATTGCTTACCGAGATGAGCGAGCGCGGGGTGATCGCGCGCCAGGGGCGGCGTTACGTCTTGCTGCGCGGAGCGGGGTTGGATCAGGCGCCGCAAATTCTGCCCCGATTGGAGTTGGAAGCGACGCCCGAACCCAGCGGTCCCTCGCGAGGCAACGAGCGGGTGGGCGGGCGAGGCTCCGCCCGCACTGCGGCCTGA